The Oncorhynchus nerka isolate Pitt River linkage group LG3, Oner_Uvic_2.0, whole genome shotgun sequence genome includes the window attcaaatgtatttggGTTCTGTTCTTTGAGCATTAAAGTTTCAGTGAAGTGATGAAGTGCTAAAACATTACTGACATCATAAATGTATGAAGTTATTACCACCCAACCTAATGTCACATTGCTGATCTCTACCATAAACCTGAAGCATAATGTGCTAAAACCCTTACAATTTCACCCTGATCAGGCAGTGATAATGAGTTGTGAACTAAAACATCTTCAGTCTGTCACAAAAGCCTTTACATCTTGAAACGTAGAGAAAATACATTCCAATATACTCCCACGATAATGAGCCATCTTCTAGGTAACCTGTTCCTCCCCGTGCCTCTCTGTGGGGGATTGTGTGTCCATTAGCAGGCTTGAAGCATCATGCCAGGCTTGTGCAGGCTGGAGCTCAGAGAACCATTCCATTTGGCAGGGTCAGCAGAGGGGCGGCCCAGAGAGATGAGATATTAACCAGTGCCCATTACCACAGTGAGTGTAGAGGCTGCATAGGTTGAGGGAGACTAGGGCTGTCCGATTTCGTTGTTAAGAGCTCCTCGTGACTTCAGGAGgaaaggaatgtgtgtgtgtgtgcgcctgtgtgtgcgAGGTGGATGAGGAGAAGAaagtgtgcgtgtatgtgtgtgtgtttgtttagaaatcctcacaaggatagtaagaCAAGGAAAATTCGGACAAATGTGGACATTTTGCCAGTCCCCACGAGGAAGAatactattttaggcttaggggttagttTCAGGGTTATAGTTGGGGTTAGGGTTCAaattaaggttggggttaggggttagaattagggttaggaaaAATATAATTGTGGATGGGAATCAATTATTTGGTTCCCACAAGGATAGCGGTACaaaactgtgtgtgtatgtgtgtgcacatgcacgTGGACACATGTCTGCTGGGCGAAAGGGAAATGGAGGGTGAGGACTGAAGAGGTaaaagatagggagggagagagaaaagagagcgagGCCCCCTCCCCTCCAGTCATCAATCAGAGTGAGCACTCCTCTGTTGCTACTTCATTAGATTATATAAAACAAGGCCTGTGGAGGACAGAGAAATTCTGATGAAATGATAAAGTGGCTAACGAGGATCCCTTTTACATTAATATAAATCTGGGTTCATAGCAACTCTGCTAAATGCAATTAACAATCTCTTCCGTATTCCCATATGTTCACAATGAAATTAATCAAACATCAATTGCTGAAATTGAATATGAGTAGGCTATTTTATGTTTTTATTAGGGTCAAGTGGAGCATTAATTTGTATAGCCTATGCCCTTTCATGCCCTCTGCTAATGTTTTGAATTTCAGACCCAACCAGGAAAATATGGGATGGGGCAGTtatcagatacagtatgtgcATGTGTTCTGTTAAGTAAGGGGCTTATCTCTGTGTATTTGTGGAATGAAGGCTACTAGAATACAACAGGATTACAGTTGGTTTTCTGGGGTCAGAGTGAATGACGATACCAATGTTTTTCAACTGTTTTTGACAGTTTCATGTATTGTAAGCCTATCAGTTCTAAGTGTGAAAAATTGAATAGAAGTTTATTGGTAAAGTACACCAGTTATCAGATGTCATAGCatgtgcagcgaaatgcttatgttactaactcctaacaatgcagtaaaatgtcaaacacGTACACAAATAATCATTTGAAAAAACAGAAAGAGCAACAAGAAATCAAGAAATGTcgggaaaaaaaacaattaacAACCCAAATAGCACTGTAATAGCAATCCACATGCAATCAACACGCATCTACGCCGGATGAATTCTAGGAATTATAGGTACAGTAGTAGATATATTAGCGGGAGCTATGTCAAGAATCctgtatataaataaatgtgtggtgtgtataaacagtgtaactaaaatgcactgtacagtagtagtataAACATTTGAATAGGCTATGTCGAAAATACAGTATACaccgtgcattcagaaagtattctaaccccttgactttttccacattctgttatactacagcctaattctaaaattgatttttgttTAAGTCCcctcagaaatctacacacaataacccataatgacaaagtggaaaaagctttttaaaaatgtttgcaaatttataaaaaataaaacctagaaaaataccttatttacataagtattcagaccatttgctatgagactcgaaattgagctcaggtgcatccagtttccattgatcatccttgagatgtttatacaacttgattggagtccgcccgtggtaaattaaattgattgtacatgatttggaaaggcacacacctgtctatataaggtctcacagttgacagcgcatgtcagagcaaaaaccatgccatgaggtcaaacgaattgtctgtagagcgccgagacaggattatgtcgaggcacagatctggggaatggtaccaaaacatttctgcagcattgaaggtccccaagaacacagtggcctccatcattcttaaatggaaaaagtttggaattACCAAGACTCCTGGATCTGGCCGCCAAACAAAACTTAGCAACCGGGGGAGAAatgccttagtcagggaggtgaccatggctccagagttcctctgtggagatgggagaatcttccagaaggacaaccatctctgcaggactccaccaatcagacctttaaggtagagtggccagacggaagactctcctcagtaaaatgcacatgacaacccatatggagtttgccaaaaggcacctaaaggactctcagaccatgagaaacaagattattaaTATTCAAACAAATACtttcagacttttactcaagtagtattttactggggtactttttttacttgagtaactttctattaaggtatctataattttactcaagtatgacaattgggtacattTTCCACCAGTGccacgcagtcatgagtgaacagggagtacaggagggggctgagcacgcgcACCTATAtggggccctgtgttgaggatcagcgtggcaaagGTGTTGTTCTCTTTCTTCACCACTTGGGGTTGGcgtgtcaggaagtccaggacccagttgcacagaaaGGGGTTCCGACCCAGTATGTATGACCCAGTATGTATTATGTACCCAAATGTATATGGGTGTGTAGGTGGGTTATTATTGTGTGGAATCAGGCCAAAAGCAGTTACCGTATCCCTACTACACCTATATAGGACATCCTCTACCTCTACAACACAGCTTTCACACTTGCTTTATCAACACTGTCCACAGTTCTAAATCACCATTTGGATACCTGGATTTCTATGGTTTGAAATAGTAAACCCAGTCCCATAACACTCAATAATCTGTGTgtttgttcaggggaagaattgAGAATGACAACCAAAACCTGGAACAGCATGTTTGGAGTGTTGCTGAGGGGGTTGATGCTTTTCACATGAGGTAGGTGCAGTCCTGCTTAGTGCCCTGCTGGAATTCACGTCACCTCAAATTCCTGTATCATGGTTAGTAAACGAATGCTCTAGTAGCTTGGATTAGTAAACAAGGTTTAACCAACACCAAGGCAAATGCTTTACCCTTTCTGAACATAAACCTATTCTATCATATAGGTTAGGGGAGGCTTATCACATGACTGGATTTGTTTATGAACCTATTCAAACATGACATGATAGAGGTGTCATTGAAATGTCCCCAGTCCCCACAAAATAGCATGCGCTTAAGCGTGCTTCTATTTATTTACGGTCTGTTGTTTCTGGGCTTCGACAGAAGGTGGCGTCGTCCTCCGTGTATTGACTTCTAACAAAAAACCTATTTACCCGTATGAAAATGTTGCACTATAATCCCAGGAGGGAATTCTGAAATGGTTAAACCTATACAAATGCTCTCTACTGAATATAGGTCAGTTATAGTTAATCGTTTAATTGTGCATGTATTTAGGATATTAGGCATATTACTAGAACCAGTTCAATTGTTTTTACGTTATATATTATGCACATAAAGTGACATCGAAATAGTAATTCGTAGCCAATACCTACAATAAGGTGCTCATTCTCAATATTTAAATACCTACTAATGTATTAACTAATATCATTCTAATTGATCGTATGCTTTAAACCTCGGCCTATGCTTTGCACTGTGTACATTTTAGTTATCATTATCTGGAATATTCTGACTCCTTTAATCCACAGGCCTATTGGTGAATCGAATCAAATTAGAAATACGCAAAGGGGTAGGCTATTTATTACGCATATACATTTCTAGCTATATGGATTTCGATATGCATGTCGATAAGCACGACATAACAACGTACATGTGGCCATAGCAACGTGCATGTGGCCACAATAATAATACATGTGCACTTTGTTTGGCATGGCCCGAATGGGTGGAGCGTATGTTATGGTAGGCAGGCTACTGCGCTGTTTTGCTTTCTGCTCCCTCGTCAGTGTGTATGCTGCGGCCGCAGTGGTAGGAGTCGGACCTCATGTGCCGTCACGTAGCCTACCATAGAGCTCATAACATCAACCCAAATTCATAGCTGCAATAATTGTAATTTTGTTTATGGACGCAGTGTAGCCATTTCTCGCGATAATTTGGATTCATCCACGAATCGCAGGtggatttttttctttcttctatCCCGGAACGGAGGCTCGTTTTTTGGACAGCCAACGTGCCTATAGAGGAGACGTGGGGACGGGAGACAAGTGCGCAGTGCTCACGGagaaaacagtagagagagacagcaagcaGTGTGTTTGTTGTAACCCACCAGGATCGTCCTTTAGCTGTCTGGGGAGTGTGGGGAGTTCGACAGTTGCGTAATGAAATGAATATTAACTGGAGTGTGGACAAGAATTCTAATGAACCCCGCGCTGCGTCCTACAGACGAGGACACTGTTCCCCAATGCTTCTGAGGGGAAAACGAGGATGAACCATCCAAAGCGCACGTCGGGCCTGTAAACACATTGACTTTACGTTTGTTGATAGGCTATCGTTGTTGTGGATTCATCGACGAGCCTATTGAACATTGAAACGCTGTTTTAGGTCATCACATTGGTTCTGTAGAGAAGCTAGACGTTCCCTTCACCTGCTATTGAAAATGGGCAACAGTTTCTCCAACATATCTGCTTTCCAATCCCTTCACATTGTGATGCTGGGGTTGGATTCGGCTGGCAAAACGACTGTTCTTTATCGTCTGAAATTCAACGAATTCGTAAACACCGTGCCAACAATTGGATTCAACACTGAGAAAATCAAACTCAGTAATGGTACGGCAAAGGGGATCAGCTGTCACTTCTGGGACGTCGGAGGCCAGGAGAAGCTCCGACCCCTATGGAAATCCTACAGTCGGTGCACGGACGGCATCATCTATGTGGTGGACTCGGTAGACGTCGATCGGTTGGAGGAGGCTAAAACGGAACTGCATAAAGTTACCAAATTCGCGGAGAACCAGGGGACACCGCTGCTGGTGATAGCCAACAAGCAGGACCTGCCCAAATCTCTTCCAGTCGCGGACATTGAAAAACAGCTGGCTCTCCACGAGCTCACCCCATCCACCACATACCACGTCCAACCTTGCTGCGCCATAATTGGCGAGGGACTCCACGAGGGTATGGACAAACTATATGAGATGATTGTAAAGCGGAGAAAGTCTTTAAAGCAAAAGAAGAAACGATAACGATCGCCTGTGGGTCGTAGCCTATGGACCGTTTATTAACCTAAACCTACGCAACATTACTGTATCTAAATGCTGTTTGGGTTTGCCAATGTTGCCCTAAAATGACATTTACTTTGCGGTGATTGTTGTATTTCCTTTCATTGGGTTGTAAAAGTTGCTGACGCTGTGAATCCTATAGCTGAATGATGCTTTTGCACGCAAGAGGGTGATCCTATTGGTGCAAGATATTTACTAAGGTTAACCAAAACAAACTTGATATTACTTTTATCATAGGAACAAAAGCATTACATGAATGCGGGCTGGCCCGTCATTTCCTGCTTTACCACGGACTATAAATCTAGCTCAACATGTTATTTTGAAGAAGCATCCCATACAGTATAGGCCTATACTGTGGTGGACTATGGACATTCTGACGGAATGCTTCTTTGGACAGCAAGTTTTACTTTGCACGTTAAGTGGATGTGGGTCACAATGAAATGGACCCTGTTCATTCATGGAGAAGAAAAAAACTGAAACCAAGATATCTGTATTATGAAAGTCACACCTCAGTCCCTGTATGGGTTTATTAATGCAGAGGTCAACAAGGCTTTGGAGCGGTGAAGTCTACTATGCGTGGTGGACTGAGGATAACATTGTCTGCAACGTGGTCCACTACTTTGCACTTTTAATTTCCTAACAAAATAGTAGAGTACTACACTGTATAGCAAAAAACTGTCTGTGTATGTACGAAAAAGCCCAAATTGAATTATTTTTTGAATAttaaaatgtatacaaaatgcatGGTGACTGAttacttttatttccatgatgtGATAGAGGAATGTAAAATGTAATCTACAGTAAGAGGATAATGTCAACAGCTGGCCAAGATGACGGTGATCAACAGGAGATGTATTTTAAACCTGGTGATCTGTTGACCTGAACACATGGACTGGTTTGTCTCTATATCTCCCCTGAGAGACCCTCACATTTCAAAGGTGTGTATtagggagaggaaaggaagacAGGAGGGGCGGTCACAGTCTATCAATGAACTAATGGGAATCTATTCAATGTTGTCACTTGATCTCTCAAAATGTCTCTATTTAACACATGCTCAAGCCTATCGTGGTTTGTGAGTTGGTGTTAGAATGTAGGTGTTTTGGATAGGCCTACCCGTTGGTGTTAGAATGTAGGTGTTTTGGATAGGCCTACCCGTTGGTGTTAGAATGTAGGTGTTTTAGATAGGCCTACCCGTTGGTGTTGGATGAGTCTCAACGTTCTATTGTATTCACAGTCCAACATCAAGCAAAGCAAGGGTTAATTTGTGTGTCATTTTTAGAGCTGCAATGCGTTGTCATATGTATTTGTGCACAGACCTTGTTAGGAGAGGTCATTCAATTCACTGTTGGGTAGCAGTAACTATCTTTGTGTGTACCAGAGTTTGGAAACTTGAGTTTCCTAGCATGCTGtatcactctcactcactcaatcactctcAGCTAtggcacgcacatacacacacagcagtcTTTCTCCCTCTTTGGCACTCATACACGTGCATGTGCtctcaaacacatgcacacacacctcatcccctctctctgttagTGATTAGGATATCCATTGGAGTGTGAAAGAAGAAAAGAGATTCTTTGGGAGGGGTTTTGACTAGATGTGATACAGCTTCAATCAAATTTGACATTTTgttgcaggttaggagaacttacacaaCAGCGTtggataattaacatagcaggttaggataattaggttaaggttaggaaaagggttagggttagataaaaTGCAAAAACGTTTGACGTTGTTTGgacaaaagctgtatcccttCAAGCCATGACCCTAGGTAGGTGAACATTTCCCCTGAGTCAGAGAGGTAACAGTTCCAgtactttgtgtgtgtgacccagccAGCCGTACCCTGGTAGTGTATTTGCACTATAGGTCAGGTCACAGGAGGGGATGGTTACCTGATATTGGCAAGACCGTTTGATCAGTCCGTCTGTGTGTAGCTACTGTATGTTCCTACTATACAATCATTACTgccatgtatgtatatgtatagacCATGGCACTACCATATTCTGACCATTAACACTATGAAAATAGTTTTCTTAGTCATGACTCATGAGTATGGGTATAGTAACCAGCGGTTCttactacagtatattccctCACTCAAAGGCCGTGTGGTGTTTTTCCATAAGTTGACCCGACTTGCGTGaagtgcagagggagagagtatgTGTGCATGTCCTTTGATGTTATTTAGTCTTCACTGTAGATACAGCACATGTTTGCCTGTTGGGTAAACGGGCTCTGACAGATGACTCAATAGTAACTGGTGTAttcccagaaagagagagaccacacTGAGCAAAGGAAGCCATTGTGAAAGCACTAAAGCACAGCTAGAGGTGGTTTTCTTAGGCCATCCAAGTTCTATGGCAACAACAGCAATGGGCAAACCCTCAGTGGTTTTAGAGACTTGGCCATTTTGTTAACCGTTTGGTTGTAAATTCATAACAAAAAATGGTTTTGTAACTACTTTTCACTATTAAAAATACACATTTTATTATCAATTTCCTCATCTAAACCCTAGTCTAAATGTTTGGCCTTTGGGGGTGTACCGGAGTTTGATCATCATAAATGGATTGTATATACAAAGGTTATTTGTCAGGTGATAGATTTTACACTCAATTaaacagatgtgagtgctaatGATAGGAAAGGTCAGAGGTGACAGGAGCGAACCCAATACTCATTTGTCTCCTCACTCTTAATGCCTGCTAATGAACTACTGCTGTTTCCTTCTGTTTTATGTTGTCTCTCACTTTTATGTCAATTCATGAAAAACAATGAGAATCAACAACATTCTTTTGCCAAAACATACCAAGAATATGCAAATGTTAATAAAATGAAATTAGCTGATATCATATCTGCAATTCAGAAAGGGGATTTGCTGTACATTTGAGCCTAGACAACAATGTGACCTCCAAAAGTGCTTGTTTTGTCCCTTCTTTAAGCTAGTTTCTGTTGATAAGGACTTAGTTATACTGTTACAAAGACTTTTCATGGGTCAAGAGAGACAATGGCAAGGCAGTAGTGTACAGTTACTCCACCCCACCAGTATAGCAGATGGTTCCCTATTTCACAGGGCCTGCTCTCCAACTGGGCGCTAATGAAGTGCTAAATGTATCAGTTTGTTCATATTTGCTTAGCTTGAGTCTTCTTTGCTCTAATAATTATTCTCCATTCATTTgacacagaaggagagagaaaaaatcaGTGAAATCCACATTACCATTTTGGGAGGCACAGTTGTGTCAATAGCTCGCTGTTGCCGGGGAGACGGTTACCAAAATACCTACGGTAACAACAAACATCTATTAATAAAGGGATTATTATTTAATGAACTGTGTATAATTGTTGAGGAGTGTGAGGGGCTCACCTCAGCCTCTTGTCTGATACTGGAGAAGAGGGTTAAGAGGTGGATGGTGG containing:
- the LOC115109904 gene encoding ADP-ribosylation factor-like protein 4C — protein: MGNSFSNISAFQSLHIVMLGLDSAGKTTVLYRLKFNEFVNTVPTIGFNTEKIKLSNGTAKGISCHFWDVGGQEKLRPLWKSYSRCTDGIIYVVDSVDVDRLEEAKTELHKVTKFAENQGTPLLVIANKQDLPKSLPVADIEKQLALHELTPSTTYHVQPCCAIIGEGLHEGMDKLYEMIVKRRKSLKQKKKR